A single window of Silurus meridionalis isolate SWU-2019-XX chromosome 11, ASM1480568v1, whole genome shotgun sequence DNA harbors:
- the LOC124393336 gene encoding protocadherin gamma-A3-like, with the protein MDRKVGLFLIVFVLGFILIFLHPVHGDLSYTVPEETKRQYVIGHLAKDLGLDAKRLSARKARVETDDSAKRYCDINLSSGNLVVAETIDRERLCGSRISCTLNYELVLENPFEVHRISLQIEDVNDNSPLFPKERIGFEIRESAVKGERFPLEEAHDLDLGRNAVQGYSLEANEHFILTVNENADGGKSAILVLEKELDREKQNDINLILTAFDGGNPPKSGTAVIHVTVLDANDNIPVFSEPVYRVSLVENAPVGTEVITVTATDADEGPNGDVTYELSRLTDNSAKLFALDKITGQITVSGNIDYEDEKYYEIRVQAKDGPGLVSSAKIIIDIIDVNDNEPRIILKLLNDPVPENSAAGTEVAIINVQDKDSGDNGHVNCFIQKNVPFKLNPSIKNYYTLVTTSMLDREKETEFNITISATDGGSPPLSSSITIHLSVSDINDNPPVFEQQSYTAYVKENSKEGSFVTAVTATDPDWRQNGTVLYSLVPSEINGFPVSSFLSINSDTGVIHSVRSFDYEKFRDFKVQIVARDNGSPPLSSNVTVSVFISDENDNAPQILYPAAEGKTLMTEIVPKSALSGSLLSKVIAVDADSGQNAWLSYQIIKSTDPGLFKIGLHSGEIRAQRDITESDSMKQNLVISVKDNGQPPLSATCSVYLLISDNLAEVPELKDMTYEESNSKLTFYLIIALVSVSTFFLTFIILILAVRFCHRRKPRLLFDGAVAIPSAYLPPNYAEVEGAGTLRSSYNYDTYLTTGSRTSDFKFITSYNDNTLTAGGTLKKVQNETLAANLISLNTGEGDED; encoded by the coding sequence ATGGACAGGAAGGTCGGATTATTCTTGATTGTATTTGTTCTCggctttattttaatttttcttcaTCCTGTCCATGGAGACTTGAGCTACACGGTCCCGGAGGAAACGAAGCGTCAGTACGTGATTGGACATTTAGCAAAGGATCTTGGACTTGATGCTAAACGTTTATCTGCTCGTAAAGCTCGGGTGGAGACGGACGACAGCGCGAAACGCTACTGCGACATTAATCTGAGTAGCGGAAATTTGGTCGTGGCGGAAACAATAGACCGAGAGAGACTTTGTGGGTCGCGAATTTCATGCACCCTAAATTACGAGCTTGTGTTGGAAAATCCTTTTGAAGTGCATCGCATTTCATTGCAGATAGAGGATGTAAACGATAACTCTCCCCTTTTTCCAAAAGAACGGATCGGTTTTGAAATTAGAGAGTCGGCTGTTAAGGGCGAGCGTTTCCCTTTAGAAGAAGCTCACGACTTGGATTTAGGACGTAACGCAGTTCAAGGATATTCTCTTGAAGCAAatgagcattttattttaacagtgaaTGAGAACGCAGACGGAGGAAAATCCGCTATTTTGGTCCTGGAGAAAGAGCTCGATCGCGAAAAgcagaatgatattaatttaattcttaCCGCATTTGATGGCGGAAATCCACCGAAATCAGGGACAGCTGTTATACATGTTACTGTTCTGGATGCCAATGACAATATTCCCGTGTTTAGTGAACCTGTGTACAGAGTGAGTCTAGTTGAAAACGCGCCTGTAGGCACGGAGGTGATTACAGTCACGGCGACTGATGCTGACGAAGGACCCAACGGTGACGTCACTTATGAGCTCAGCCGTTTAACAGATAATTCGGCAAAATTATTTGCGCTTGACAAAATAACTGGACAGATCACAGTGAGTGGGAACATCGATTATGAAGAtgaaaaatattatgaaattaGAGTACAGGCCAAAGATGGTCCTGGTCTTGTATCATCTGCTAAAATTATTATAGACATCATTGATGTCAATGACAATGAACCTCGAATTATTCTTAAATTATTAAACGATCCAGTGCCTGAGAACTCTGCAGCAGGCACTGAGGTGGCAATTATTAATGTACAAGATAAAGATTCAGGAGATAATGGACATGTAAATTGCTTTATTCagaaaaatgttccttttaaaTTAAATCCATCTATCAAAAACTATTATACATTAGTAACCACAAGCATGCTTGAtcgagagaaagaaacagaattcAACATAACAATCAGTGCAACTGATGGAGGTTCTCCACCTTTATCATCATCTATAACCATTCATCTTTCTGTATCAGATATCAATGACAATCCTCCTGTATTTGAGCAGCAGTCATACACTGCATATGTAAAGGAAAATAGTAAAGAAGGATCTTTTGTTACTGCTGTTACTGCAACAGACCCAGACTGGAGACAGAatggtacagtactgtattcCCTGGTGCCTAGTGAGATAAATGGTTTTCCAGTTTCCTCATTTCTATCTATTAACTCAGATACTGGAGTGATCCATTCTGTAAGATCATTTGACTATGAAAAGTTCAGAGACTTCAAAGTCCAGATTGTAGCCAGAGACAATGGTTCTCCTCCACTCAGCAGCAATGTAactgtgagtgtgtttatatcaGATGAGAATGATAATGCTCCACAGATATTATACCCTGCTGCAGAGGGAAAGACTTTAATGACTGAGATAGTCCCTAAATCTGCCCTCTCTGGATCTCTGCTCTCCAAAGTGATCGCTGTGGATGCTGACTCTGGACAGAATGCATGGCTGTCCTATCAGATCATCAAATCTACTGATCCAGGACTTTTTAAAATTGGTCTTCATAGTGGAGAGATCAGGGCTCAGAGGGACATTACTGAATCTGACAGCATGAAACAGAATCTTGTTATCTCAGTAAAAGATAATGGACAACCTCCTCTTTCTGCtacctgttctgtgtatttaCTTATTTCTGATAATCTTGCTGAAGTTCCAGAACTAAAAGACATGACTTATGAGGAGAGTAATTCCAAactaactttttatttaataattgcgCTGGTTTCAGTCTCTACCTTCTTCCTGACTTTCATTATTTTGATCCTGGCTGTGAGGTTTTGCCACAGGAGAAAACCCAGACTGTTGTTTGATGGAGCAGTGGCCATTCCCAGTGCATATCTCCCTCCCAACTATGCAGAAGTGGAGGGAGCTGGAACTCTCCGCAGTTCTTACAATTATGACACGTATTTAACTACAGGATCACGCACCAGTGACTTCAAGTTCATCACATCTTACAATGACAATACACTTACTGCTGGTGGAACTTTGAAGAAGGTTCAAAATGAGACTTTAGCTGCAAATTTAATTAGCCTTAACACAGGAGAGGGAGATGAG